Proteins encoded by one window of Lates calcarifer isolate ASB-BC8 linkage group LG5, TLL_Latcal_v3, whole genome shotgun sequence:
- the mgat3b gene encoding beta-1,4-mannosyl-glycoprotein 4-beta-N-acetylglucosaminyltransferase isoform X1 — protein MSWLRGTWAPLSPQKTPTRCLRLLCLMKMRRHRVFLLCTVGLCVISFLHYYKALHYVSLLRELSAPYPNIKSFIMVTGFFWREKGVAATPLSPASPEEAPPLPVIRQMDTKARGMAGAVGGGGGGGGMGLGIGGVMVGGAGIVGSAGLEMRLREDPVAPHPWEKPEENQRGDSPNEERAEDHLKPRNPSHQTQPAGPDLPEVPLDGKGIRKDKLSDPLDSMGDLHTRTHQLQDDKTPYFVRTKAGALCFRQGTEVATPKEYSGKSGGTAANGAGEGARAGAAGQRKPLEVQQQPSIAPKAKARARGNGKRLVKCVCRPGWHGPYCGVPTMVYHSNLPTKERLTPRETPRRVINAININHEFDLLHVRFHELAQAVDLFLVCESNFTAYGERRPLSFLRLLLNGTYDYIRHKILYVFLDHFPEGGRQDGWIADDYLRTFLTRNGMSRVIGARSDDVFVINDADEIPAHEGLLFLKLFDGWTEPFAIHMRKSLYGFFWKQFGSLEVVSGCTVGMLRDVYDGDGIKLRRREYYTMPGFRKYENDTGHILVQWSVGSPFHFAGWHCSWCFTPEGIYFKLVSAQNGDFPRWGDYEDKRDLNYIRDLIRTGGWFDGSLQEYPPVDPKEHMYAPKYMLEHYDRYRYLLENPYNKGTE, from the exons ATGTCTTGGCTTAGAGGTACCTGGGCACCACTGAGTCCACAGAAAACACCCACACGATGCCTGCGGTTACTCTGTTT GATGAAAATGCGGCGGCACAGGGTGTTCTTGCTGTGCACGGTGGGCCTGTGCGTCATCTCCTTTCTCCATTACTACAAGGCCCTCCACTATGTCTCCCTGCTGCGTGAGCTCTCCGCCCCGTACCCCAACATTAAGTCCTTCATCATGGTCACTGGCTTCTTCTGGAGGGAGAAGGGTGTGGCTGCCACCCCACTCAGCCCCGCGTCCCCTGAAGAGGCCCCTCCCCTACCTGTTATCCGCCAAATGGACACCAAAGCTAGAGGCATGGCGGGtgctgtgggaggaggaggaggaggaggagggatgggtCTTGGGATTGGGGGGGTCATGGTTGGAGGTGCTGGGATTGTTGGCAGCGCAGGACTGGAGATGAGGCTGAGGGAGGATCCGGTAGCCCCTCACCCCTGGGAGAAACCAGAGGAGAACCAGCGGGGAGACTCTCCGAATGAG GAGAGAGCTGAAGACCATTTGAAGCCGCGGAACCCCAGCCACCAAACTCAACCTGCTGGGCCTGACCTCCCAGAGGTCCCATTGGACGGAAAAGGTATCCGCAAGGATAAATTGTCAGACCCCTTAGACTCCATGGGAGATCTTCACACTCGCACTCACCAGCTTCAGGATGACAAAACACCCTACTTTGTCCGAACCAAAGCTGGAGCTCTTTGCTTCAGGCAGGGGACAGAGGTGGCTACCCCAAAGGAGTACTCTGGGAAATCAGGGGGCACTGCTGCCAATGGAGCTGGGGAAGGTGCTCGGGCTGGGGCTGCTGGGCAACGGAAACCTCTGGAAGTCCAGCAGCAGCCCTCCATAGCACCAAAAGCCAAGGCGAGGGCCAGGGGCAATGGGAAGCGGCTGGTCAAGTGCGTGTGTCGGCCAGGATGGCATGGACCTTACTGTGGGGTTCCCACCATGGTGTACCACTCCAATCTGCCAACCAAGGAGAGGCTGACACCCAGAGAGACCCCACGGAGGGTGATCAATGCTATCAACATTAACCACGAGTTTGACCTGCTGCACGTACGCTTTCACGAGCTCGCCCAAGCTGTCGATCTGTTCCTTGTATGTGAATCCAACTTTACTGCTTATGGAGAGAGACGGCCTCTGAG TTTCCTGCGGCTCCTCCTCAATGGTACGTATGACTACATACGTCACAAGATCCTGTACGTGTTCCTTGACCACTTCCCAGAGGGCGGTCGGCAGGACGGCTGGATTGCTGATGACTACTTGCGTACCTTCTTGACACGCAATGGCATGTCCAGGGTGATAGGCGCTAGGTCAGACGATGTCTTCGTCATCAATGACGCAGATGAAATCCCAGCACATGAGGGCCTCCTTTTCCTCAAGTTATTTGATGGCTGGACAGAACCTTTTGCCATCCACATGCGCAAG TCATTGTATGGATTTTTCTGGAAGCAGTTTGGCTCTTTAGAGGTGGTATCAGGTTGCACAGTAGGGATGCTCCGGGACGTCTACGATGGTGATGGCATCAAACTGCGCCGGCGTGAATACTACACCATGCCAGGTTTCCGCAAGTATGAAAACGACACAGGCCACATTCTGGTGCAGTGGTCAGTGGGCAGCCCCTTCCACTTTGCTGGGTGGCACTGCTCATGGTGTTTTACGCCAGAGGGGATCTACTTCAAGCTGGTGTCGGCACAGAATGGAGACTTCCCGCGTTGGGGTGACTACGAGGACAAACGAGACCTTAACTACATCCGTGATCTGATCCGGACGGGGGGTTGGTTTGATGGCTCCCTGCAGGAATATCCTCCAGTGGACCCCAAAGAGCACATGTATGCCCCCAAGTACATGCTGGAGCACTATGACAGATACCGCTACCTCCTGGAGAACCCTTACAACAAAGGGACTGAGTGA
- the mgat3b gene encoding beta-1,4-mannosyl-glycoprotein 4-beta-N-acetylglucosaminyltransferase isoform X2, with amino-acid sequence MGRRGCDRMKMRRHRVFLLCTVGLCVISFLHYYKALHYVSLLRELSAPYPNIKSFIMVTGFFWREKGVAATPLSPASPEEAPPLPVIRQMDTKARGMAGAVGGGGGGGGMGLGIGGVMVGGAGIVGSAGLEMRLREDPVAPHPWEKPEENQRGDSPNEERAEDHLKPRNPSHQTQPAGPDLPEVPLDGKGIRKDKLSDPLDSMGDLHTRTHQLQDDKTPYFVRTKAGALCFRQGTEVATPKEYSGKSGGTAANGAGEGARAGAAGQRKPLEVQQQPSIAPKAKARARGNGKRLVKCVCRPGWHGPYCGVPTMVYHSNLPTKERLTPRETPRRVINAININHEFDLLHVRFHELAQAVDLFLVCESNFTAYGERRPLSFLRLLLNGTYDYIRHKILYVFLDHFPEGGRQDGWIADDYLRTFLTRNGMSRVIGARSDDVFVINDADEIPAHEGLLFLKLFDGWTEPFAIHMRKSLYGFFWKQFGSLEVVSGCTVGMLRDVYDGDGIKLRRREYYTMPGFRKYENDTGHILVQWSVGSPFHFAGWHCSWCFTPEGIYFKLVSAQNGDFPRWGDYEDKRDLNYIRDLIRTGGWFDGSLQEYPPVDPKEHMYAPKYMLEHYDRYRYLLENPYNKGTE; translated from the exons GATGAAAATGCGGCGGCACAGGGTGTTCTTGCTGTGCACGGTGGGCCTGTGCGTCATCTCCTTTCTCCATTACTACAAGGCCCTCCACTATGTCTCCCTGCTGCGTGAGCTCTCCGCCCCGTACCCCAACATTAAGTCCTTCATCATGGTCACTGGCTTCTTCTGGAGGGAGAAGGGTGTGGCTGCCACCCCACTCAGCCCCGCGTCCCCTGAAGAGGCCCCTCCCCTACCTGTTATCCGCCAAATGGACACCAAAGCTAGAGGCATGGCGGGtgctgtgggaggaggaggaggaggaggagggatgggtCTTGGGATTGGGGGGGTCATGGTTGGAGGTGCTGGGATTGTTGGCAGCGCAGGACTGGAGATGAGGCTGAGGGAGGATCCGGTAGCCCCTCACCCCTGGGAGAAACCAGAGGAGAACCAGCGGGGAGACTCTCCGAATGAG GAGAGAGCTGAAGACCATTTGAAGCCGCGGAACCCCAGCCACCAAACTCAACCTGCTGGGCCTGACCTCCCAGAGGTCCCATTGGACGGAAAAGGTATCCGCAAGGATAAATTGTCAGACCCCTTAGACTCCATGGGAGATCTTCACACTCGCACTCACCAGCTTCAGGATGACAAAACACCCTACTTTGTCCGAACCAAAGCTGGAGCTCTTTGCTTCAGGCAGGGGACAGAGGTGGCTACCCCAAAGGAGTACTCTGGGAAATCAGGGGGCACTGCTGCCAATGGAGCTGGGGAAGGTGCTCGGGCTGGGGCTGCTGGGCAACGGAAACCTCTGGAAGTCCAGCAGCAGCCCTCCATAGCACCAAAAGCCAAGGCGAGGGCCAGGGGCAATGGGAAGCGGCTGGTCAAGTGCGTGTGTCGGCCAGGATGGCATGGACCTTACTGTGGGGTTCCCACCATGGTGTACCACTCCAATCTGCCAACCAAGGAGAGGCTGACACCCAGAGAGACCCCACGGAGGGTGATCAATGCTATCAACATTAACCACGAGTTTGACCTGCTGCACGTACGCTTTCACGAGCTCGCCCAAGCTGTCGATCTGTTCCTTGTATGTGAATCCAACTTTACTGCTTATGGAGAGAGACGGCCTCTGAG TTTCCTGCGGCTCCTCCTCAATGGTACGTATGACTACATACGTCACAAGATCCTGTACGTGTTCCTTGACCACTTCCCAGAGGGCGGTCGGCAGGACGGCTGGATTGCTGATGACTACTTGCGTACCTTCTTGACACGCAATGGCATGTCCAGGGTGATAGGCGCTAGGTCAGACGATGTCTTCGTCATCAATGACGCAGATGAAATCCCAGCACATGAGGGCCTCCTTTTCCTCAAGTTATTTGATGGCTGGACAGAACCTTTTGCCATCCACATGCGCAAG TCATTGTATGGATTTTTCTGGAAGCAGTTTGGCTCTTTAGAGGTGGTATCAGGTTGCACAGTAGGGATGCTCCGGGACGTCTACGATGGTGATGGCATCAAACTGCGCCGGCGTGAATACTACACCATGCCAGGTTTCCGCAAGTATGAAAACGACACAGGCCACATTCTGGTGCAGTGGTCAGTGGGCAGCCCCTTCCACTTTGCTGGGTGGCACTGCTCATGGTGTTTTACGCCAGAGGGGATCTACTTCAAGCTGGTGTCGGCACAGAATGGAGACTTCCCGCGTTGGGGTGACTACGAGGACAAACGAGACCTTAACTACATCCGTGATCTGATCCGGACGGGGGGTTGGTTTGATGGCTCCCTGCAGGAATATCCTCCAGTGGACCCCAAAGAGCACATGTATGCCCCCAAGTACATGCTGGAGCACTATGACAGATACCGCTACCTCCTGGAGAACCCTTACAACAAAGGGACTGAGTGA
- the mgat3b gene encoding beta-1,4-mannosyl-glycoprotein 4-beta-N-acetylglucosaminyltransferase isoform X3, with product MKMRRHRVFLLCTVGLCVISFLHYYKALHYVSLLRELSAPYPNIKSFIMVTGFFWREKGVAATPLSPASPEEAPPLPVIRQMDTKARGMAGAVGGGGGGGGMGLGIGGVMVGGAGIVGSAGLEMRLREDPVAPHPWEKPEENQRGDSPNEERAEDHLKPRNPSHQTQPAGPDLPEVPLDGKGIRKDKLSDPLDSMGDLHTRTHQLQDDKTPYFVRTKAGALCFRQGTEVATPKEYSGKSGGTAANGAGEGARAGAAGQRKPLEVQQQPSIAPKAKARARGNGKRLVKCVCRPGWHGPYCGVPTMVYHSNLPTKERLTPRETPRRVINAININHEFDLLHVRFHELAQAVDLFLVCESNFTAYGERRPLSFLRLLLNGTYDYIRHKILYVFLDHFPEGGRQDGWIADDYLRTFLTRNGMSRVIGARSDDVFVINDADEIPAHEGLLFLKLFDGWTEPFAIHMRKSLYGFFWKQFGSLEVVSGCTVGMLRDVYDGDGIKLRRREYYTMPGFRKYENDTGHILVQWSVGSPFHFAGWHCSWCFTPEGIYFKLVSAQNGDFPRWGDYEDKRDLNYIRDLIRTGGWFDGSLQEYPPVDPKEHMYAPKYMLEHYDRYRYLLENPYNKGTE from the exons ATGAAAATGCGGCGGCACAGGGTGTTCTTGCTGTGCACGGTGGGCCTGTGCGTCATCTCCTTTCTCCATTACTACAAGGCCCTCCACTATGTCTCCCTGCTGCGTGAGCTCTCCGCCCCGTACCCCAACATTAAGTCCTTCATCATGGTCACTGGCTTCTTCTGGAGGGAGAAGGGTGTGGCTGCCACCCCACTCAGCCCCGCGTCCCCTGAAGAGGCCCCTCCCCTACCTGTTATCCGCCAAATGGACACCAAAGCTAGAGGCATGGCGGGtgctgtgggaggaggaggaggaggaggagggatgggtCTTGGGATTGGGGGGGTCATGGTTGGAGGTGCTGGGATTGTTGGCAGCGCAGGACTGGAGATGAGGCTGAGGGAGGATCCGGTAGCCCCTCACCCCTGGGAGAAACCAGAGGAGAACCAGCGGGGAGACTCTCCGAATGAG GAGAGAGCTGAAGACCATTTGAAGCCGCGGAACCCCAGCCACCAAACTCAACCTGCTGGGCCTGACCTCCCAGAGGTCCCATTGGACGGAAAAGGTATCCGCAAGGATAAATTGTCAGACCCCTTAGACTCCATGGGAGATCTTCACACTCGCACTCACCAGCTTCAGGATGACAAAACACCCTACTTTGTCCGAACCAAAGCTGGAGCTCTTTGCTTCAGGCAGGGGACAGAGGTGGCTACCCCAAAGGAGTACTCTGGGAAATCAGGGGGCACTGCTGCCAATGGAGCTGGGGAAGGTGCTCGGGCTGGGGCTGCTGGGCAACGGAAACCTCTGGAAGTCCAGCAGCAGCCCTCCATAGCACCAAAAGCCAAGGCGAGGGCCAGGGGCAATGGGAAGCGGCTGGTCAAGTGCGTGTGTCGGCCAGGATGGCATGGACCTTACTGTGGGGTTCCCACCATGGTGTACCACTCCAATCTGCCAACCAAGGAGAGGCTGACACCCAGAGAGACCCCACGGAGGGTGATCAATGCTATCAACATTAACCACGAGTTTGACCTGCTGCACGTACGCTTTCACGAGCTCGCCCAAGCTGTCGATCTGTTCCTTGTATGTGAATCCAACTTTACTGCTTATGGAGAGAGACGGCCTCTGAG TTTCCTGCGGCTCCTCCTCAATGGTACGTATGACTACATACGTCACAAGATCCTGTACGTGTTCCTTGACCACTTCCCAGAGGGCGGTCGGCAGGACGGCTGGATTGCTGATGACTACTTGCGTACCTTCTTGACACGCAATGGCATGTCCAGGGTGATAGGCGCTAGGTCAGACGATGTCTTCGTCATCAATGACGCAGATGAAATCCCAGCACATGAGGGCCTCCTTTTCCTCAAGTTATTTGATGGCTGGACAGAACCTTTTGCCATCCACATGCGCAAG TCATTGTATGGATTTTTCTGGAAGCAGTTTGGCTCTTTAGAGGTGGTATCAGGTTGCACAGTAGGGATGCTCCGGGACGTCTACGATGGTGATGGCATCAAACTGCGCCGGCGTGAATACTACACCATGCCAGGTTTCCGCAAGTATGAAAACGACACAGGCCACATTCTGGTGCAGTGGTCAGTGGGCAGCCCCTTCCACTTTGCTGGGTGGCACTGCTCATGGTGTTTTACGCCAGAGGGGATCTACTTCAAGCTGGTGTCGGCACAGAATGGAGACTTCCCGCGTTGGGGTGACTACGAGGACAAACGAGACCTTAACTACATCCGTGATCTGATCCGGACGGGGGGTTGGTTTGATGGCTCCCTGCAGGAATATCCTCCAGTGGACCCCAAAGAGCACATGTATGCCCCCAAGTACATGCTGGAGCACTATGACAGATACCGCTACCTCCTGGAGAACCCTTACAACAAAGGGACTGAGTGA